The sequence below is a genomic window from Haematobia irritans isolate KBUSLIRL chromosome 3, ASM5000362v1, whole genome shotgun sequence.
GATTTTTTTCTCCCTTAATCTTCtccatttttttctaattctaatccaatttttgttttgctttattcatttatttatattctcagaatttttttcctaactttttattttgctgatcttttcctcaaatttgttttgtaatttttcctACGCTTTTGTGATAAATTCTCTCTGCTCCCCGCTGTTGGGAGGTATCTTCTCCCTATTCTTGATAAGGTCATGTCGAGTCCCATATGTATGTAGATCTATGCTTGCGTCCCATGATTCCATTTCGTTCCTCTGTAGGTAGAGAATGGAGGAATAAAATAAGTAGGTCAACGGTTCCCAAACAGATGTTCTGTTGAGTTTGCGTTCTGTAAGAACGTTTCCCTAACCCAGCACACATTTATCTATTGGTTTCATTTGACCTGGGTGCTTCTACTGATTTTTATCTCGTTGCATTATAAGGAGGATTGTTATTGTGGATTATGTTTTGGAGTAGCatataattgaatttgaattagTTTCCAGCATTTTTCCGTACTGATTTTCGAGATACACGTTCTATTGGAAATTGCATTTCTACCGAGATTTCAGTCACATCTTATTTTTTTTGAACAGTGAATTGCATGGTGTGTCTTGGGATTGTTCTCCCTAACTTTTTTGGCCTGAATttgatacatatattttttcgtaATTTACGTTATACACTGTGATTACTGTGTATTTCTATTTGGTGTACCCTATTTATATCTTCAAGTGACTATTGGGAGATTCTCAGCGCATCGAAGGACGTTGAATTTAGACTTCGTACTACGTTCTAGTTTATTTTAGGATATACTTCTGTTTTGTTTCTAGAATTTTGGGGAAATATCAGAAATATTCAATACCCGTTTTCTTCTATCATTGGAGGGTCTCTTCAATATCCTAAACCTTACTACCGAGACACCTACATTTTCATTGTTGGGCTGTCAATATGTCCTTGGAGGATTTTATACGTACTGCTGACAATTTAGTGGTATTTGAGGCGGGGATAATTGACAAGTCCTTCCCCCTGTCGTCCATTCATCATATTGAGATTCATAAGGAGGAATTATCAACCCTTTGGGAGAAAGTAAAACAGTCGTATGAGAAATGTTTGATTGATATGGAAGGTGAGGATCCGGGGGATGAGGGGAACGGGAAGGGAGGTGGTGATGAGGAGAATGAGCTTACGCCTGTGAAGCATAAGTATACCCTGGCGTATGTTACTTATTGTAGGTGTAGTACGCTCCTCCGAGAAATTGCCAAGGAGCTTTCGGCCCCTCAGCCGGTTCCAAAGTCGGGCCAGGTGTCCAGTCTCGGCTTTAAACTCCCAGCCTGTGAGATTCCGACATTCGGGGGTGATTATTCATCTTGGCCAACTTTTAGGGACATTTTTGAGGCTCTTTGTGTTAACAATTCTCGTGTGAGTTCAGTGGAAAAACTTTTCCATTTGAATCAGGTGACTCGGGGTGAACCACATGATATTGTTAGTAGATTTCCCCTGACCAATGGTAACTTCGAGTTGGCATGGTCTAGTCTTTGTTCTCGGTACGAGAACAAGAGAGTCCTTGTGAATGTTCAACTAAAGAGATTGTTTGGACTTCCGCCCATCCAATCCGAATCCGCGATTTCCCTCAAGACGTTACAGCGAGATATGGACTCATGTATATCCCTACTCAAGACGTATGACATTGACATCGAAAGCTGGGACCCGATTTTCGTGTACGTTTGTTCAAATTGTCTTCCAAGCGCGACGCTCACTTTATGGGAACATTCTTTGGCCGACAAATCCAGCATCCCAAAATGGGACGAACTTAGTTCGTTCCTTACCAATAGACACAGAACTCTAGAATCTGTGGCGGAAATCAGAAATCCGAAAGAGTCCATCCCATCCACTAAATCCAATTCTAAGAGTTCAAGTGTTACGGCAAAGTCTAACTCGGGCAATATACGGACATTTCAAACTAAGGTTAACGTACCTCAATGTCATCTATGTCCAAAGAAGGCTCATCCTATAAGGCAATGCCCCAAATTTCTATCCTTTTCTCATGAAAAGAGATTGGCCGAGATTAGGCAGAACCACATGTGTATAAACTGCTTTTCAAAAGCACATACCATGAAGAATTGCAAAAGCAAGTTTTTTTGTGGAAAGTGCAATAAGCGACATAATACTCTTTTGCACAGAGAAGATTCCGATATTCAAACTCCTGATAGTAACCGATCTCTTAACCCGACAGCTGTACCATTTGCATCCTCATCTGGTTCCATACAGTCCACTCAGCCCTCGGAGAGTAGAGTTATACAATCTTGTTTTTCTACCGGTTCTCGGGGCGTTCTGTTGGGTACGGCGTTGGTTACAGTGTCCCATAATGGGTTAAAGTTCAGGGCAAGGGCGTTGCTAGATTCAGGTTCAGAGGGGACCTTTATTTCAGACAAGTTGTTCAATTTAATGAAGCTTCCTTTTAAGAGAATCTCAGCCAGAGTTTCCGGATTAAACAACACAGTGTCCGCATCCGTACAAAAACAATGTTCGTTTACTCTGAGTCACATCTCCGATGACACAGTCGGCATTCATGCCGTAGCTCTAGTTGTTCCCCAGCTGTCAGGAAGTCTTCCTTCGAAAACAATTGAACTATCTTCTCTGCCTGATCTTCCGAGTGTTCCTTTAGCGGATCCACACTTCTTTAGAAGTTCGAGAATTGACATACTATTAGGCGGTGATCTTCTTCCGTCTATCATGCTATCGGGAGTTCATAACAATGTTTGTGGTACATTGATGGCCCAGGAAACAGTGTTTGGCTGGATTCTAACTGGGCCCATTCCCGTACAATCCACATGTTCGTTATCCACGATAGTTTCCTATTTCTGTGAAATTTCTTTAGGTGAAGAAATTTCACGCTTCTGGGAGGTGGAGGAACCTCCAAAGAAACGATTTTTATCTCCGTCGGATAAATATTGTGAGGATTTATATATTAGGACAACGAGGCGGGCTGAAAATGGGAGATATATAGTTTGCCTCCCATTTAGGGAGGAATTTCCGGAAGTTATTGGCATTGGTGAGTCCAGGATGAACGCAATGGCCCGATTTTACAGAAATGAGTCCCGTTTGCTCAGAAATCCGGAATTCAAGAAACAGTACGATCAAGTATTAGACGAGTATATAGATTTGGGCCATATGGATGTGGCCAGTACTATCAGATCCGCGGATACCTCCAGTTGCTACTATTTACCGCATCACGCGGTAATAAAACCGGAGAGCACGACAACAAAGGTAAGAGTCGTGTTTAATGCTTCGTCCCCATCATCCAACGGCTCCAGTTTGAATGATGTCCTACATATCGGTCCAGTCCTACAGAATGATCTTACGATCCTCATTCTCAAATGGAGATTTTTCCGATACGTCTTTAATGGCGATATCACCAAAATGTACCGCCAGATATTGGTGGATCCATCCCATACTCCATATCAACGTATCCTTTTCAGAAAGGATCGTAACTCTCCCCTTCATGATTATGAATTAAAGACCGTTACGTTTGGGGTAAATTGTGCGCCTTACTTGGCCATCAGAACTTTGTTGCAATTAGCAGACGATGTTCAATCAGTTTATCCGTTGGCCACAGATATCTTGCGCGAGTCTATGTATGTTGACGATGCTCTTGTAGGTTGTCATTCCATTCAAGAGGCAATAGAGGCGAGGAGACAACTGGTACAGGCACTGGGCTCCGCAGGCTTCGCTATGCGGAAATGGACTACTAATTGTAGAGAGATTTTGACTGATGTTTCAAAGGAAGATTTACTTTGTAGTGATTTTCTCCAGCTTGACGACCGTAGCACTGCGAAGACATTGGGCATTCGATGGAATGCGATGACTGATTCGTTTTATTTCTCCGTGGAGGAATTTCCAGACTCTGACAAGTTTTCCAAACGAGAAGTTCTCGCACATATTTCTAGATTGTTTGATCCAGCTGGATGGCTCTCCCCTTGCATCATAATTGCAAAAGTTATAATGCAAAATATATGGTTGGAGAAGACAGATTGGGATGAAGACATCTCTCCTCAGACTTTATCAAGATGGAGGTCTTTTCAGCAGAATTATCCACttttaaattctattaaaattcctCGTTGGCTAGGGTATTCTCCAGATTGTGAGATACAATTTCATGGCTTTTGCGACGCCTCCGAGAAGGCATATGCAGCTGCCATCTATATCCGTATTATTCAGGGCAACAATATATCCACTTCTTTGGTTTCATCTAAAACAAAAGTGGCTCCGATAAAGACATTATCAATTCCAAGATTAGAATTATGTGGAGCAACTTTGTTGGCGGAGATGATCGATAACATTATTCCTAAACTCAAGGTTGAAAAGTACACTATACACTGTTGGACTGATTCCAAAATTGTTTTGGCCTGGCTTGCCAAGCCCCCCTGTTTTTGGGCCACGTTTGTGGCCAACAGAGTGTCCAAGATTATTGAAGTTATTGATCCTTGCAACTGGGCACACGTTTCTTCGGAATTCAACCCCGCTGACTTGGCAAGTCGTGGTTTACAACCACAAGAATTGATCGATAACCGTCTCTGGTGGGAGGGACCACAATGGCTTAAGTCGACCATGGCAAATTGGCCTATTGAGAATCCAGTTAATGTACAATCAACCGAGATTGAGAGAAAGGTTATAAATGTAAATTTCGCCTATTTCACCGACTTTGATGATATCCTTGAACGTTTTTCCTCTTTTCCACGTGCGCTGAGAGTTATTTCATACGtgtatagattttatttccgaACTCATCCTAGGTTTCGAAGTTCGTTTTTTGTAACATCTCAGTCAATTTCGTCTTCTGAGATCCTTTTTGTCCAAAATCGATTGTACTCTGTCACCCAAAAGGCCTTTTTTCCCAAGGAGTATTTGGCCTTGTCATCGAAAGCTTCCATTCAGAAATCCAGTCCCTTACTTAACCTTAATCCATTTTGTGattccgaaggagtactacgtgTTTGTGGTAGACTTACGTCCGCACCTTCCTTGAGTTATAATGAAATACATCCAGTAATATTACCCTATAACTCACAAATTTCTCGACTATTGATTCGATTTGTTCATCAGATTTCCTTACATGGCGGTAATCAACTCGTTCTTAGATTGATCAGAATGCAGTTTTGGATTCCAAGAGCTAAGAATCTGATAAAGTCCATTATAAACAAATGTAAGCCCTGTATACTATACAAAAAAAGGTGTCAGACCCAGATTATGTCCGCGCTTCCTCCAAATAGAGTTGATATATCCAGGCCTTTCGCTCACACTGGATTGGATTTTGCGGGCCCTTTCGATATAAAGAATTATACCGGGAGAGCTTGCTTAATCACGAAAGGGTACGTTTGTGTCTTCGTGTGCTTTTCCACCAAAGCAATACACCTTGAAGCCACCTCTGACCTTTCTACGTCCACATTCCTAGCGGCATTCAGTCGATTTGTGTCACGGCGCGGTTGTCCTGCCCACATACACTCCGACAATGGAACCACATTCGTGGGTGCCTCGAAGATTATTTCGAGGGAATTTATCCAGACTTCCCAATTGGCCATTCTGGCAAATTATCCTCATCAGGGTTTAACCTGGAACTTTATCCCTCCTGGAGCGCCTCATATGGGAGGCCTCTGGGAAGCAGGGGTAAAAAGTTTTAAACTTCACTTCAGAAAAATTGCTGGTGGCTTGAAGTACACATTCGAAGAGTTCCAAACCCTTTTATCCAAAATAGAATCTTGCTTAAACTCTCGTCCTTTGTCACCTATGTCTCAGGATCCGCAGGATTTGGCCGCCCTTACTCCTGGGCATTTTCTTATCGGTTCACCTATTCTTGCGCCCATTGACCCCAATATAACTGAAGCTCCTATGTCACTTATAAATCGATGGCAACGTATAAAAGCTTTACACCAAAATTTCTGTATCAGGTGGAAAAGTGAATATTTGAAGGAGCTCCACAAACGGCATAAGTGGAAAAATCCAACAGATGATGTAAAAGAAGACATGATGGTTGTCATCAAGGAAGATAATATGCCTCCTAACTCATGGAGGTTGGGCCGAATTTCAAAAGTGTATACTGGGGATGACGGAAAAGTGCGAGTAGCGAAGGTGTTAACGCAAAAAGGAGCCATAACTAGACCAATAACGAAATTGGTCGTCCTCCCCGTAGATGATGCCTAATACAAACtaatttaataacaatttgTTCGTCCTTGCCATTGTCGATTGTCAGAGTCCGAAATAGACATGCTTTACTGTTTTCGGTTTAGATGAATTCCAATTGTTTTCctttaaacgttttttttttcagcaacCATGCGCACTCATAAGAAACATAAACAAACGAGCCCCCATCGTCCATACACCTGTCGACTTTGTAGACGTGAACATGCACTCAGAAAATGCAACCGATTTCTTTCGATGAACGTTACCCAAAGGGAACATGCCGTCAAATCTTTCGGGTACTGTGTGAACTGTTTGGCCCACAAGCACTCAGACGGAACGTGCTTCACGAAGACTGGCTGTCGCATATGCCACCAAAACCACCATACCCTCCTTCATTCACATCCCTGGCTACAGAGCAAAAAAGGTTCTACAAACAGAGATTATCCTCAACCATCCTCGTCAAAATCCACCAAACCGTTCAAAAGCGAGCGCCCGACAGCTGCTAAAACAAAAAGTTCTTCATCTGATGGCCAAACTTCTTTGTCAGCACTTTTTAAGCAAAACTCTATTACCCTGCTGCCTACAATATTAGTAAATATTGAGACAAAGAACGGCAACAAGAAATTGAGATGCATATTGGATTCTGGCGCTAGAACGAGTATAATATCCTCTAACACCGTTGACAAACTAAATTTGACTACGCTTGCACTTGATAATGAGACAATTTGTCCACTCACCTTAACATCAATTCACGATTCAACAATCCAAGTTCAGACTATCCTCAAAACTACAAGTAGAGTAAGCATGACCACACCAAAGGAATCCGTCGCTATGTCCATTAAGAAAAAATTCGACAATCTGATGTTAGCCGATGTTGAATTCTACAAATCAGGTAGAGTCGATATAATTTTTGGCGTTGACATTTATGCCAAGATCGTTAGCGAAGGGATAATTCATCGAGATGGGCTCCCCACCGCACAAAACACTATTTTCGGTTGGACGCTCTACGGCCTATGTCCCAAATAATATACCTTGTCTTCTTTCTAACTAAATCAGACATAAACCGAACAATCGCACTATCAGAATTATTGCAAAGAAAAAATGCAAACTAACTTGAATTAGCCTTAATTATGtacaatgaattaaaaaaaaaaaaaaaaacgaattaactGAAATCCTAAATAGCAAATGTATATAGTCTATAAGTTTAATCATAGCTAAGTGAATTGAATTATTAAAACATTTCTCGTAACCAACGGAGTCTGAATCTAAGGTATGATGGACGTGTATCTGAATTGCAGCCGTACTGCAAGGCGGGCGGCTATGTTTATGCCAAAATCATAAACAGATATTTATATTCTTAAATGTATCTGCATTCGAATGTCGTTCAAACTAGTTCGCAATGTTCTCAAAAGAGCGTAGAAAAATTGCTACTTTTTTAGTACCAGAAATACGCATATAGTGCATTGTCATCACCAGTGACAGCATGCACTTAACGAAAATTACCATCATACCGACGAAGAGACTTCCGTCTTTTGCTATTTTTAAGATTAGGTTCTGTTCAACATAAACCTTAGCACTGGTAAGATCTTGACTTGTCGGCGTAAATAAATTGAAGATAATTTCTACAATCCTAATTCCTTGCTttggtattttctttttattctccGCATTTTATTTGGTCTTGGGTCTCTTCTACACCCGCTTGGAGTTATTTTACTTTCATCCCTATTTCGATTTCTCCTCCATTTGTTCCACACTCCCGTTCCCGCGTTAACAATGTTTTATTCGAAgtctattttgtaattttttttcagtgtagttttttcaaattttcaaatttttccacattttattcttaaaaaattttattcttaaagaatTTTGCAAATGTATTGAGTGGTTTTTGAGTTATTTCAAAATCCTTGATCCACTATGTCGCACACCAATCACAATAAATTCATGGTCACTATTGTTAATGATAAAGTTAACCCTTACGCACACACACGAACCCACACACATCAACGGTGAAAGTTTGAAAAGCAACAATCATTAGTCGACATGGGgttcacacacacgcacacacatgaACCCCAACATAAGCATGGATGACGTCTAAATTATGTTAGAGAATTTTCCAGTACTGAGAtggtgctgatgatgatgacgatgtaaATATTGACTGTTAAGGTCAatgtaaattttaaaacaatgttGTTGCCACATTGCAGCTGTATAAATTCGCAAGCCTATACTATATCCCCACATCTCTCTATTTCACTCTCTCTTACAATGTTTTTATCATGACAAGTACTTATCTCTTCCTTTTGTTTAGAGGAAATGTCACGTTTTCTTTTTGTAGGTTACAAAAAAAGGAAATGAGTAATAACAGAGCTTAGCACATGAAAACGGCAACAAAAGCAACGTGGACAAATGACGGATGACAAGTGACGCTCAACTATAACGCATATTGCCACAAAGCATACATATGGTGGACCCCAAAAGAATGTGATAGGTAAAGCAAAAATAACGaaagacaaaaaaatcaaacaccAGTTCCTATTCAATGGACCCCGAAAGCTATCATAATAAGCTTTCCCTCTCTCGCTCTCTATCTCTTTGCTCTTGAGACACAGCGCACAGCATATTCCGCATATAAAGAGAAATTTCCATTACGTAAAGAGAACGTGAGTATCTAATTAGAGAGACCTTAGTATTCAGGTAGTCACCTAAAATGAATTCAGTTCTTGTTCAACATTCATACGCAGCGcagttcgaaaaaaaaatctggaaaAATATCTAAGGAAAACGGAAGATTTTTGTACGGAAGAAACggttaattattaaataaatataagtgAAAAATTAGCAAACAAATGGTGGAAACGgaaaaatgtaataattttttttataaattttttaata
It includes:
- the LOC142230581 gene encoding uncharacterized protein LOC142230581, with amino-acid sequence MRTHKKHKQTSPHRPYTCRLCRREHALRKCNRFLSMNVTQREHAVKSFGYCVNCLAHKHSDGTCFTKTGCRICHQNHHTLLHSHPWLQSKKGSTNRDYPQPSSSKSTKPFKSERPTAAKTKSSSSDGQTSLSALFKQNSITLLPTILVNIETKNGNKKLRCILDSGARTSIISSNTVDKLNLTTLALDNETICPLTLTSIHDSTIQVQTILKTTSRVSMTTPKESVAMSIKKKFDNLMLADVEFYKSGRVDIIFGVDIYAKIVSEGIIHRDGLPTAQNTIFGWTLYGLCPK